The Eremothecium cymbalariae DBVPG#7215 chromosome 1, complete sequence DNA segment TAACCGCTTATAGTGCATAATTTCCTCTCTCTGTTGCTTAATTCTCGACTCATATGATACACTACGCCttttaaaatctttggGTGTTAAAAAAATGCTATTCTTATCATTATTCGACACAGTTTCAGCGTTAGCAACGTCTACGacatcaccatcatcgTCTTCATCCAACTCATCGACATCACTATTACCGTTATCTTCAACTTCCATGGAATCAGAAAAGAAGTCGCTTTGTTCGGACGCCTGTGTCTTCCTGCTCATCATACTGGCTGCGCGACTAGTCACCCTTCTCGGTGTCGGAGAGCGATATATCACGCTATTTGTCCGATTCCTTCCTTTGGCTGCTGTCGAGGGTGTCGCACCACTCCCTAACGTAGAAGTAGATCCCATTATAGATAGTTGGTTGTTTTGCACAGACGTGTTACCAACAGCTGTCGCCGTGCTAGAAGCAATCATATCTGAATTCTGCTCCAGTAGCCAAGATACCTTCTGTAACTGAATAAATAACCCTGATTGTGGGTATTCTGTCTCAAAATATCTCTTCCCTCTATATGTACCATCGTTCTTTCCTATATTAGCCAATAAATCTACCCCCACAAATAACCCTTGTTTACCTTCGACGAGCCCTATGTATTTCAGCTGACCCTTACCAACGTTAGGTATCTGCAAGAATGTCCCAATTTTACCCTGATACTTCTCTGTCATAAATACACTTCTGGCCTTTGTGTTCCGTTCGATACCTTATCCGACGCAATATTGGCAAAATACTCTAactgaagaacaagaactatTGCCAACCTCAAACGAATTGAGAGAAGACTACAACCACTTCTTGATAACGCTTgtcttctttttgttgtctTGGATCTCATTCCTCAAAAAGAAGCAACAGCCGTTGAAACGGAAGAGAGATctatatcacgtgacatatATTACTTAAGCACGTGACACAAATTTATATTCGTAAATTATGATAGAATCTGCAGTTGGAACTAGCGAGTTATCAAACCGTGGAATTGGTTATATAATCATGAAAAACgttaaattcaaatatataagCAAACTGTTGTCAGGTTATACACATATATGAAGAAACATATAGTCTTATAGAATTGGTTAAAGCTCTCTTGGGCAGAAGATGTTCTCTATCTAATACAGTTAGGTTATATGATATTCAGCTGTCTAGCTAACGAGGTAGCCATGTCACCAATCGCTATTTTTTATCTAGCCGCTAACAAACAGTCGTTCCTGCAGTGCTCAAGGTCACATGACAGCGATTGTTTGAAGCAAACACATTAAGGGGTTATTATCCGGGTAACAGAAAACCCCGCCAGCAAATGGATTAGAGAGCAAGCAATCTTCCGTCATGCTACATGCAGtattagtatatatatgtgtgtgcCATGATATTCGTTAGCTTTTCTTTGCTCTTCCCTTCTTGATACCTCCGAAAAACAAACAGTTTTTAATAGACCATTCATTATTCGAGCAATTATGGTGGACACTAGTCAATTGATCAAGGAAGCAGAGAAGCTATTTCACAATGGAGAACATCATGATGCTGTTGATAAGTTAGCGACTGCTGCGAAAAGCGAGCCTAATGAGGAACAACAGtcttcaattgaaaaaatgaTTGGAAAGATTGGTGAGCATGTTGTAGGTAACAGTGAGGAGGCTAAGGAAGGAGAAGATAAAGCGCGTGGCAGTGGTGATAGTGGCAGTGGTGGGCTTGTCAATAAATTAATGTCTGTTCTTTCTTCTAACTCTCAGGGTTCTCCTCAGGCACAGCTGGGGAAATTAGCGTTGTTGTCTACTATTATGAAGTCTAGCGGTGGTAACTCAGGTGGGTTCAATTTGAGTTCCATTAAGAATATGCTTTCCGGTGATTCGTCTTCCGGAGGAGGTAGTGGGTTGAGTGCTTCTGGGTTAGCATCCCTGGCTTCGAATGTGTTTGGTGGGAAACAAGGTCAAGAAAGTTCTAGTGGTGGGGGgctttcttctctttccTCGATGGCTGGTAATTTCTTAAATTCAGGCAAAAAATGATAGCTAACTAGGATTGGTTCGAGAGAGATGGTATTTTTCTGgttattttgaaattttttagAGAACTTATATGGCCGATTAACACTGTGAATGTACGGaggatatttttaatttagTGACATTTGAGACCCAGTTTTTTTGTTCCCGGTTTTCTACTGATCTCTTGCTGTTTTGGACCCTTGGGCTCAAAAATACTCTGTAAAGTATATTTGATGGCTGACCGGTATATTGTgtggtatatataatatatcttataaaaaaatcagACTTGTGTATATCTATGTATGGTTATGAACAAGAAGCAGTAGAAATTTTCATGAATCTGACCTGTTGATCTAAGATCTAAATTACCCAGCGCCGACGAGGTCACCtaaaatatacatatatatatctagCTGAAAAACCAGCAGAACGGAAAATAACTCTGGGAGtagaaaatagaaaaaacTGAAGCTGAAATATACCAATTGCTACAAAGGAGTTTCTCTAGTGAAAAATCGAAGAGTTCTTCTCCAAACAGTCAAATTATATTAAACCCCTGACATTTTCCTTAAAAATATGGTAGGTGTCAATACCCGGAGTGCCATCAAGAACATTACCTGGTGGTGAGTATTCACAAAGTGTATATACGAAATAGTACTGGCTCCGACAAGTCACAACTGCACAGCCGACCTTCGTGGTGTCGGCCCAAACAAGTTGAGTAAAGTGACCGACATCATACCCATTATGGACGGTACCGGTTACATCATTAAAATTGTAATACTTGATTTCTTCATACCAAGCATTTACCACTTCGTCAGCCCTTGGATACCTAGCGGATGAACCAATtgtaccaatattttccCCATAAGGGCCATAAGAATGTTTCAACCTAAATGTACAAGGGTCATATTCTGTGCCTATCAAACTCCTTACCTGATCCTCAGCATACTGACGTAATGTGTTATCCCAACTTAATGATGGAGTATTATAATGTAATGCACGTTTAGAATTGTGAGCCCATAGCAAATTGTTAACATCCGGTTCCAGAAACGTTGCAGCCTGTAAGCTTGTGTCATGCGCGGCGTCAGCATTGTTAGAGTTCGCCAATTTTTCCGCAACCTGATCACCTTTATAGACGATCGCAGCAGCGCTACACATAACGCAGCTGcataaaaccaaaacagttccttttaaaatatcacTAAGATTCATTATATGACCTTAGAATTTCTATTTAcgtataatatatatgacAAGTTAAGGAACTGTAAAATGTAAAACAGGATGAACTGGATTCGATCCAATTAACAAGAAACGAAGATTATAATCAccacatatatataattttgtATTTACATATAACgcaaaatattgaaattgcATTGAAGAATGACATGCCGCAACCTCTTTACTCTAGAAGTTCAATTGAGATTTATTGCCTGTTACCAACATTGTCGTAATGGTTAGATACTAATTGACAGAGGAGAAGGGTTTTTTGCGTTACATTTTCATTTCATCTGtcatcaaataatagaCAACATACGCAGAGCAAAAGCCAAGTATACAATATAAACATAGGGTTCGGGATTTAGACTCAATAACATTCTAACAAATTGTGTTTGCTAAGTTAAGACTCCAGAATGTGATAACTTGAACGTTATTCACGTTGATATACCTTGCGGGGAGCTGCATCCGTACTGCAGTTATCGCCACAGTTCAATACaatttttaaaagaaaTGTTCATGCGCACCCTTCATGCATACAGTAGGTTTTTCGCTTCGGTAGTTAGAGAGTTAATTGAGCGAATAGGTTACCTATTTATTCGGTATCCGCTCCCCTTAACACGATATGATCTTGGCCGGCATTATTCCCCGTTGATTTCGGGTATAAACGGTAGTCAACTAAGTCATACCCATTGTATTACTTACCCCTTGCACGTATACATAGCCTGACCGCGTTTGAAATCCGCTGAAGTCCAGAATTTAGCCTACGACACCTACGCAGAATGGGAGATTATATAGCATGCCTAACTGTTAAATGTGCTTTGCATCTAACTATGTATTTCAAAGATAAACCTGAAACTCCCAGCGTATTGTGGGGTTCCATTGACTCCCATGTAGGTGTTCGTTTACCTTCAGAGGAAAAAGCAAAGTAATAGAAAAGCTTTGCGGATCGTTATCGTCAACGCGATCTCTTGAATAGGGATATATATGACCattttggatatatatGACTACTTTCTAAAGCTGCGTCGAACAATCGGAGCTGAGGTGTCGTTAATGAATGAACGACTGAAGGAAGAAGTTTTGTCGTTAAGCTTGATTTCTATCCAACGACCATCGGGTTCTAAACATGCTTGCACACAACAGCACGTTCCATATATCTGATGTTTCTTCGAGATTGTATGACTACCTAGATCTTCGAGCACAAAAAGGTGCTTCGTATTTGAATCACTATTGGATTATTAGTCGTTCCTAGAGTTGATTACATTCGAGGCATCAtatgattatataatccagtttcaaaattaatatTACCCGGACTTGGCCCGGATCAGCCTCATCTGAAATTTGAGACAACGATGAAACGACAgatttaaaatatattaagTATATAAAGGAACTGGCCGTCAAATCGCAATTGGCTAATTGAGCCAGTTTTCAGTTCTAAGGTCCACCgagttttattattgttgtGATGTCAGAATCCGAGTTTACTTTTGAATCTACGGTAACCAGTCAGACGACCACCGTGCTCTTTCAGACATCTAATTTACAGGAACAGCAGACAGTGATTAACACTGTCATTGTAGATAAATATTATGCAAAAGACCAAAGTATTCCATACGCATATTCGACAGTTACTAGTACGGTAAACATACCAATATCTGGGAGTCCAACACCTGAGAGTCAACCTAGCACTGCAGAGTCTCCAACTTCTACTCAGGCAGTGGACAGTACAGAGAGTCGTGTACTTTCGGTGACATCAAGCAGTCCAACAGCATTTGCTATAAACCGTATGCCAAATAATGGAAGTGGATCCAAAAGCATTATAGGCTTATCTATAGGCCTTCCTATAGGCCTATTTCTGCTTTCCctgataataataatttcaTTCATTTACTACCGAAACCTGGGTTACAGAGCTGAGGACGACGGCGGGAAATTCAAAACATGGTTCCTCTCTCAACTATATGGAAAGCCGAAACGCCCCAAAGCGTTGGATTTGGAGAGAAAAGCCTTGTACTctaatgaagatgatggcCAAATAAGCTATAGGATAACCAGAAAGGCTCCCGTTCCTCATGTGCTAACGCCAGAAAAGGCAGTTGCGGCAGTTGCGGCAGTTGAACCGTCGGGCAGTGATCTGGAAATCGAAAAGTATTTATACTCAAAGCCGCCTGGTATAACAACTGTGGgtgaaacaaaaagaaagtcAAAATGGAGTTACGAGTCTCCACTATCAAGATGGTTTCTAACTAAATCTGTATACCAGCCTCCACTTTCGGGTTCGCAGAGCGTGAATACCAATGACGAGCCAAAGACACCTGCAGTGAAGCTTAAGACACTACAACTGTTATCCAAAGTACGGCGTGAACAAGCTCCTAACCCTGTATCAGTTCAGTATTCAGCAACAAATAACAGCCCTCGCTCGGATTCTAGAAGTAAATCTTCTATCACAAAACAAGTACTGAACACAGATAGTAGTACATCGAAAATGTCCAGCATCTCTTCTAAGATCACAGCTATGTTGCCATTAACAGACTCAACATATAGTGTCGCTGAAGCACACAGAGTACCCCTTCAACATGTGCGAAGTATGAGGGTGAAGAAATCCCCTACTGTATCAGGTATACTAGATAACTCACTCTGCACTGTTGTAAAGCCTTTTTCACCTCGTCTCCTCGACGAAATTAGATTAGATcttaatgaagaagttagaGTCTTGGCAAGACACTCTGATGGATGGTGTTTAGTTGAAAAGCATAACTATGCTAGCACAGAATCAAGGAATACAGCAGATAATGTATCTGCACATAGCTATCTCAATGAAAACAGAGGAATTGTTCCGCAAATGTGTTTAAAACCCAAGCGTTAGCAGTAAAAGGCTATACACATACTATTATAGGTTTTGTAACACTTCAGCATATTGTTATACGTAATATCGATTGGTAATAGTTACTACTAGTCCACAACAAAAGGATAGAGACgtatgcatatatatcaaGAAAGACGTTGATTATGATGATCAAATTGATTTCCCCATCTCCAACATACAATGTGTTTACCTAAAAAACTAATACATATGTGGTGACGTCAGGGGATATTCCTATGAATGATTAAAACTATTGAATCAAAAGATAACTCATATTCCAGAAACTTATCTAATTATGTAAGAACAACCTTTGTTCGAGCTCTACGGCATCATTTTTGCGTTCACCTAATAACAGGGAAACGAAACCCTCTCTAAGTACTAATCATACATTTCTCTATCAAATTCTACTCCAAGTAAAGATGCCAAGATTTCCATATAATCTCAGACGTGGACTGACTCAGTAGTAGCTTTGCGTCATTCTAACGCTTGTTCGTAATAATAACGTTAAGTCATGCCATCTGCAGCAAACCACTATGTACATAGAAAACACACCTGCTTAAAAAAGTCTACGGAAAACACATACGCGCAACATATAACAGTGATAACACCAAACTTATATCGCTGATGATAACGTTCAAGACTGATTTCCATTGGCAACCTGCGCTTTCCCCCAACTTCTAATTTGCTGCAGccaaatacaaataaaaaaagcaaTTGCAGTATAGCCGGGAAACCTATCAGATTATGAATACCGAAATATGTCCCAGAATCGCTTAAAATTCCCCCGATATCTCTCCCAAGCGTAGTAAGTACAAGTTTAGATCTCAAGAACAATAAACCTCTTCGTAGATGCAAGTCCATGCACCGAAGGCTTGCCGGTGTACTTAATAGAACTCcatacaaacaaacaatGGCTCATCGAATGCCAAGTGCTTGAAACTACGCAGATCAAGAGGAGGTATAGTTGCACTTCACGATCGTTTTGCAGCTTTCTGCCACAAAAAAAAGCCTGAACAGTGGTAGAGCTGCGTGGCATACAGTTGCCACAAAATGACTACATGTATGTAGTAGAAACAGCGTAAGACAACGGCGAATAGCCTCCAAAATGCCTTAGCGGAACTAGTCCCCCGTTACTCTGCAGTAACTATCTTTATAGGTTTGCAGCTATTTCGTTCGCTGAACagataaaaaagaaactaaaCGGACATTTCTTTTCGAACTTGGCAGCGCAGCGCAGCTCGAAGAATAATGCTCGAGAATATAGACAAAATTTAGAGCCTTCTATGAGGCACCTTACCGCGGCAGAAGAACAATAATTTTAGGAATGCACAGGGAAGAGGAGGAGCTAAGAGAAGATGAATGAGCGTTAGAAGGAGAAAGATAGGCTACAAAATTGATAGGATTGGAGGAAATAGTAGGAGAAAAATGGAATTGACGCGAGGGGCAGAGAAGAGAGGAGAAGTGTGAGCGGAGTGGGATTCCTGATGGGCTTTATTCAGT contains these protein-coding regions:
- the RNQ1 gene encoding prion domain-containing protein RNQ1 (similar to Ashbya gossypii AFR701C) — encoded protein: MVDTSQLIKEAEKLFHNGEHHDAVDKLATAAKSEPNEEQQSSIEKMIGKIGEHVVGNSEEAKEGEDKARGSGDSGSGGLVNKLMSVLSSNSQGSPQAQLGKLALLSTIMKSSGGNSGGFNLSSIKNMLSGDSSSGGGSGLSASGLASLASNVFGGKQGQESSSGGGLSSLSSMAGNFLNSGKK
- a CDS encoding uncharacterized protein (similar to Ashbya gossypii AFR700W) translates to MNLSDILKGTVLVLCSCVMCSAAAIVYKGDQVAEKLANSNNADAAHDTSLQAATFLEPDVNNLLWAHNSKRALHYNTPSLSWDNTLRQYAEDQVRSLIGTEYDPCTFRLKHSYGPYGENIGTIGSSARYPRADEVVNAWYEEIKYYNFNDVTGTVHNGYDVGHFTQLVWADTTKVGCAVVTCRSQYYFVYTLCEYSPPGNVLDGTPGIDTYHIFKENVRGLI
- the FUS1 gene encoding Fus1p (similar to Ashbya gossypii AFR699C), which gives rise to MSESEFTFESTVTSQTTTVLFQTSNLQEQQTVINTVIVDKYYAKDQSIPYAYSTVTSTVNIPISGSPTPESQPSTAESPTSTQAVDSTESRVLSVTSSSPTAFAINRMPNNGSGSKSIIGLSIGLPIGLFLLSLIIIISFIYYRNLGYRAEDDGGKFKTWFLSQLYGKPKRPKALDLERKALYSNEDDGQISYRITRKAPVPHVLTPEKAVAAVAAVEPSGSDLEIEKYLYSKPPGITTVGETKRKSKWSYESPLSRWFLTKSVYQPPLSGSQSVNTNDEPKTPAVKLKTLQLLSKVRREQAPNPVSVQYSATNNSPRSDSRSKSSITKQVLNTDSSTSKMSSISSKITAMLPLTDSTYSVAEAHRVPLQHVRSMRVKKSPTVSGILDNSLCTVVKPFSPRLLDEIRLDLNEEVRVLARHSDGWCLVEKHNYASTESRNTADNVSAHSYLNENRGIVPQMCLKPKR